From the genome of Longimicrobiaceae bacterium:
GCGCCACACGCAGGTGCACGGCGGCCGCCGGCCCGCCGTGATCGTCGGCACCGTCCGCAACCGGAGCATGGAGCACATCCCGGTGGGCACCTTCGTCCGGGACCTGGAGCGCGCCTACGTGCGCAGCGGGCTCGTGCAGGTGGTGGCCTCGCCGACGGAGCGGGAGGAGGTGCGCGACGAGCGCTTCGACCAGCAGGAGTTCGCCGCGGCGGACACCCGCGCGCGGCTGGGCAAGGAGCTCGGCGCCGACTACATGCTGCAGGGCGACATCCAGTCCATCGAGGACCGCGAGGGCCGCAGGAGCGTCGTCTACTACCAGGTGGACATGACGCTGGTGGACCTGGAGACCAACCAGAAGACCTGGGTCGGGCAGCACAAGATCAAGAAGTT
Proteins encoded in this window:
- a CDS encoding penicillin-binding protein activator LpoB produces the protein MSIASLARAGSLAALAGLLLVSGGCARQVTRIAPEQAVDLSGRWNDVDSRLVAEEIIRESFDAAAGQSWALRHTQVHGGRRPAVIVGTVRNRSMEHIPVGTFVRDLERAYVRSGLVQVVASPTEREEVRDERFDQQEFAAADTRARLGKELGADYMLQGDIQSIEDREGRRSVVYYQVDMTLVDLETNQKTWVGQHKIKKFVERPRVRL